Sequence from the Nitrospirota bacterium genome:
GTCCATTTCTGCCGACATTAAAAAAGCCGGCCAGTAAACAGCGTGAAATCTTAAAATATCTTTGCCGATGAGATGAAGTTGCGGGGGCCAATTGTCTTTATAAGAAGGACTGGGGTATCCTGCGGCAGTCAAATAATTGACCAGCGCATCGAGCCAGACATAAATCACGTGACCAGGATCGTTGGGAACCGGTATTCCCCATTTGAAGCTGGTTCTGCTGATGGATAAGTCTTTTAATCCGGATTGGATAAAACTGACGATTTCATTCTTTCGACTTTCCGGCTGAATGAATTCAGGATGTTTTTTAATATGATCAAGTAACGGCACTTGATAATTGGATAGTCTGAAAAAATAACTCTCTTCTTTGATCTTTTTGACGGGCCGTCCGCAGGTCGGACAGTTTCCATTTTGAAGCTGTAATTCCGTCCAGAAGGTTTCGCAGGGGACGCAATACCAGTCTTCATATTCCCCTTTATAAATATCTCCCTTTTTGTAAAGTTTAGAAAAAAAGGCCTGAACCGCTTTAACATGGCGTTCTTCTGTAGTTCGAATAAAATCAGAATTAGAAATGCTGAGCAATTTCCAAAGGTTTTGAAACCTTAAAACAACCCGGTTGGCGAGTTCTATAGGTGACTCTTCGTTTTTTTTTGCGCTTTCTTCGACTTTCTGGCCATGTTCGTCGGTTCCGGTGAGAAAAAACACCTCTTTACCGCAAAGACTCAAGTACCTGGCCATGGTATCGGCGGCCACGGTGGTATAAGCATGGCCAATGTGAGGCACATCATTCACGTAATATATGGGTGTGGTGATGTAAAAACTTTTCATAAGAACAGCATCTTTCAATCAGGGTATTTTGTCCCAAGACCAGCGATAGACTTCGCACCCACTTATTAATCATGTCATTGCGAGCACCGAAGGGTGCGTGGCAATCTTATCGTAAAGTCTTGAGATTGCTTCACTTTGTTCGCAATGACAGCTTTCTAACTCTGTTCTTTTACGGGTCAATAATTTCTCAATGTTTTGCACAAAGACAAAGGATTGATTAAGGGTTTCAAGAGGAAATTGGTCTGTCCATTGTTGGATTTTATTCAAATTTCGGCTAAAAATTAAATGATCTGCTTGTCCGCATAATTTCCACACCATCATATCTCTTAAAAAACATGAAATCCACTCTAAAGTTTTTTTTAGGTAATCAGCATCCCGGGATAACTCCTCTGAAAGCTGAAACAATTTTGAAGGGGCAGCCAGGGTTTCCGGACGGATCAAATTAAAAAATTTTTCGTCTTCTTGATCAAGTGTTTCGAGATCGAGTGAAAGCGCCGTCCCCACCTTTCCTTTTGACCGTTCCGCGATACGGAGAGCCTCTTCTTTAGAAAGACGCTTTTGAAGGGTTAAAAAAGACGCTAGGTCCTGTGGTAAAGGGGGAGAAAACCGGATAAGCTGGCACCTGGATAATAAAGTGGCAGGAATCATCCAGGGACGGGAGGTGATGAGAAAAAAGTGGATGTCCGCCGGAGGTTCTTCAAGGGATTTCAGGAAACAGTTGGCCGATTCAAGGTTCATCTGATCAATCCCGTCGATGATAAAAACCTTTTTTGAGCCGATCGCAGGTTGTAAAATGAGTTGAGCCTGAATCTGCTTGATCTGGCTGATTTTAATAAAGGAGCCCTCGGGGGAAACTTCGAACAGATCAGGATGGGTCCGATGATCTGCTTTCAGGCAAGAAGGGCAGGTTCCGCAAAAGGGAATCGAATTTTCGCAAAGAAGCGATTTTGCTACCGCAAAGGCGACGGCTCTTTTTCCAATCTCTTCCTCGCCGCAAAAAAGATAGGCATGCCCTAATTTATCGGCGGAGATAGCGTTTTTAAGAATTTTTTGGGGCAAATCATGCCCGATAATATTTTTGTCAAACGTCATTGTTTTGGTCCTGTCAAAAACCGATGAGCTTCATTCAGGATGTCCTGGTGAACAACAGAGTAATCACGATTGGAGTCGATGATTCTAAAGCGGGAAGGTTCCTGATTAACCAATGAGAGGTAGTTCGACCGAACCGTTTCGTGAAAAGCCATGTTTTCAGAATCGATTCGGTTCAACGACTCCCTTTGATGAATTCGCTCCAGGCCTATCTTAGGCTCAATGTCGAGGAGAAAAGTCAAATCGGGTTTCAAATGGTGGAATAAAATCTGGATAAACGGCTCGACGACTTTAAAATCAAGACCTCTTCCCCCTCCCTGATATGCGTAGGTGGAGTCGTGGAACCGGTCACACAGGACGATTTTATTTTCTTTTAGCGCCGGGAGAATGATTTCGTGAATATGCTGGGCCCGCGTGGCCAAATAGAGGAGTAATTCGGTGACAGGATCCATTTCTCTATGCTCGGGGTCTAAAATGAGATTCCTTATTTTCTCTCCGATTCGGGTTCCTCCGGGTTCGCGGGTGAGGACGACGGGAAAACCTTCCTTTTTTAAATCTGCGGAAAGTTGAATGATATGTTTTGATTTACCACTTCCTTCAATTCCCTCGAAGGTAATGAAAACGCCGCTTTTGTTCATTTTGGCGGGAGTTTCTTCATAGAAATAACTTTCTTATAATTTGATGACGTTTGCGGTGTCGTTAGAGTAATTTGAATTCGAAAAAAGAATAACTTGCCTGAAGCTGGCCAATGCTTTCAGGGCATTTAAAATCAAGGTTAAGCGGGAAGAGTCGAGGGTCAAAAAAGGATCGTCAAGAAAAAGAGGGATTGGAACATTTTGAAAAAGTTCCACCCGGACGAGGCACAAAACCAGGAAGAGGTGATCGAGAGTCCCCGAGCTTAAGGTTTCTAAATCTTGATTAAAAGTAAGCGTGCCCTGTTGGCCGACTTCCAGGTGAAATTGATTGCCTGTGTAGTGGGAAACTCTTTTTTGAATCTTTTCTGAAACCTCCTCCGGGGTTAAGGAACAGGCCTTTAAAATAAGAGGCCAGTCGTCTTCAAAAAAAACGGAAATCGATTCGTAAGAGCCGGAAAAGCGCTCCTCGGTTGAAGATATCGCAACAGGTCCATCCTGCAGCAAAAAAGAATCTTCCGTCGAGAGTTTTTCCTCAAGCATTTTGATTTCGTTTTGAATGACATAAGGATCGATGGCGCCCGGTTTTATCTGGTTGATTTCTTTTTCAAGAA
This genomic interval carries:
- a CDS encoding dTMP kinase, with protein sequence MNKSGVFITFEGIEGSGKSKHIIQLSADLKKEGFPVVLTREPGGTRIGEKIRNLILDPEHREMDPVTELLLYLATRAQHIHEIILPALKENKIVLCDRFHDSTYAYQGGGRGLDFKVVEPFIQILFHHLKPDLTFLLDIEPKIGLERIHQRESLNRIDSENMAFHETVRSNYLSLVNQEPSRFRIIDSNRDYSVVHQDILNEAHRFLTGPKQ
- a CDS encoding DNA polymerase III subunit delta', coding for MTFDKNIIGHDLPQKILKNAISADKLGHAYLFCGEEEIGKRAVAFAVAKSLLCENSIPFCGTCPSCLKADHRTHPDLFEVSPEGSFIKISQIKQIQAQLILQPAIGSKKVFIIDGIDQMNLESANCFLKSLEEPPADIHFFLITSRPWMIPATLLSRCQLIRFSPPLPQDLASFLTLQKRLSKEEALRIAERSKGKVGTALSLDLETLDQEDEKFFNLIRPETLAAPSKLFQLSEELSRDADYLKKTLEWISCFLRDMMVWKLCGQADHLIFSRNLNKIQQWTDQFPLETLNQSFVFVQNIEKLLTRKRTELESCHCEQSEAISRLYDKIATHPSVLAMT